In Mastacembelus armatus chromosome 5, fMasArm1.2, whole genome shotgun sequence, a single genomic region encodes these proteins:
- the svbp gene encoding small vasohibin-binding protein, with translation MEPACRKDKPKLNSTPTRGDRAKQKSAQQELKQRQRAEIYALNKVMTELEQQQFESFCKQMQSQGE, from the exons ATGGAGCCCGCCTGCCGTAAAGACAAGCCAAAGCTGAACTCCACTCCGACTAGAGGAGACAGAGCCAAGCAGAAGTCTGCACAGCAAGAGctcaaacagagacagagagcagag ATTTATGCTTTGAACAAGGTGATGACTGagttggagcagcagcagtttgagtCCTTTTGTAAACAGATGCAGTCACAGGGAGAATAA